TTCCAAGATCCGcgaaaaagtgaagaaaacGTGGCTGTCCAGAAAGGCTGTCGCACGAGTGCCTACCGCGGCTCCAGGTGCGAAGAGCGCGATAAACATGCTTTTGTCAGCGCATGTGAAGGAAGTTCCGCAGAGATTGAACGCTTGTTGGACGGGGTTGAGAACGAccgagacgcagcagaggtCGTATCCAGCAATGAGGCCCGTGAGGCAGGCAGTGAAGaccgcgacgaagaagcgaactcCGAGAGGCTGCCGTACGTCCGGAACCTTATGCCGACTCCCTTCTTTGCCCTTTCCCGGCTGAGCGGGATCCGCAGAAAGCCCCATCTGATGCGGTTTTTTAGGAGGCTGAGGAGACCCCGCTGCCTGCTCCTTGCCTGTTGGCAAGTCAATGTGTGTTGACGCCAGTGACTCGGAGGAACTCAAGGCAGCTGCAGGTACAGCTGAGGTAGCAGGAGTCATCTCAACAACAGAAACGTTCATGGAGGAGCccggcgaagacgcagcggAAGGCCGCGCGTCTTCCCCGCCAGCTGCGACAGGCTGCGTCATCGTCGCAGAGAAAGTGGCGAAACTCGAGCAAGCACCCGTTTTTACGCAAAAGAGAGGAGCCAAATGGCTACAAACTTGACAGTTCCCACGATTTCGAGGAGTGTCTAGAAGCTGGGTAGCatctggagaaagaagacaacggGGCGATCCAGTCCGCTTTCCTCGCGGTTCATGCACATTCACGTCTTGAGTGCGTCAAAGACACTCCCGTAGTGCCTGACCGGGTGGGATGTCTGGACAACACCCTGAAAAAGTCGAACTCGAAAAAAGTCGTGCAGACACGGAGGCAACGCACAAGAAGAGCACAGTTGGGGATTTCCTGGCACCAAATCGCCGGACAACCCATCCGAAGAACTCCAGCACGGCCTCAGCCTTCACCTTGTGCATCGACAAACGGTAGAAGAAGAGTCCGACAGGAAGGCACACTGAAACCGGTGCACACAGACGCCCACGAGTGCCCGCGAAACGGAGTTGTCTAAACTCCAAAGTGCCGCCGTTCAACGACCGATAGACTCTGGAGCATCACCGACAGTTTCCTCGTCCTTTGCCGAGTGTCGGTTGCCCACGGAGACGCCCACATGTACCTCTCCTGTGTCGCCGCCCTCAAAAAGAATTCGGGGCAAAACAGTTATGCCAGAAGACACCAAGCGATGCCGTTCCAGTTCCACGCATCCCcattccctcttctttcggGGTTCCTTCCACACACCGCCTTCTGTCCTATTTGGGGTGGTGATAATCGAAACGGAAGACAACTGTCGTTCTTGATACGTTGCCGAGTCGTTAAGCGAACCAGAGAAAAATGTACAGCGTTGCTTGTGTAGGAGAGCACTCGCATTTTAGCAAATGCCCGGCACCCTACACAAGGGATATAATCAATTTGCTGAGCGAGGCACAAGGATATTTTGGCGTCTACATCCGTGAGCGGATGGCCCCTTGTGCGGCAGATGAGTTGACGTTTTTCTTACCACCGAAGCGAAATGAATGGCCCAGCGCCTTCTCTACTTGTGTCTGCAGGTTTCCCCGTTTTCTGCTGGCGTCAAGTCCGGCGTACGAAGGTATACGCACCATCACAAGTGGGGCTTTGCGAGCGCTGGCAGTTACAGAAAGTGTCATTTCAAACTTTTAGGCTTGATACTGTAGCTTTCAGAGGAAAACTAATTTCCTTGTTTCCCTTGTTTGACTTGCCATGAGCTGGAAAACTGGAATGGACGGCTTCGGTGCGAGAAGCGCGCGGCGTTATACGCGACCGAAAGGACTCCGCTTCGAGATGTCTCCATGAAGAGGAAGGATCTCAAACGTGAATTTATCTACAAATACAGCTGCATGTGCACTTCCGTGCATCACAGCGTTTTTACTAACATTCCTAGATCCATATCCGCGTATCGATCGGGCCCTCGGCATACACCCATGGACAACCGTGTACACAATTCCACGCAAAAACAGCCGATCAGATGAGTCTGCATGCTCCAGccatgtgtatgtgtacatTCGCAGCAATCCACTCTGCTGCAACGGACAGATGTTTGTGACTGGTCACGGAGAAATCGGCGGCCGCCAGCAGGGAAgatgagagaaagaagaacgttTCGAGACCTCCGAGCCCGTTTGACAAATGCCGCCGGTACAATTGCGAAAATCAACTTGAGGAGGCTAGAAAACGCGTCTGGAACTTTCAACGAAGgcgcgacaaagagaagctTTCTCCACAGACCCTGTAACCGCAGACCCACCGGAGAGTTGTCACATGCGGCACGGGGTTGGCGAATAAAAGCAGACGAGTACTTGAAAGCCACAGCATCGCCGAGACcggaaggaagggagacgtACAAGTCACTGATTGCATGAAATGACAATGAAGGAtgttttttccagaaaaGAATAGggacgcgaggagacgccgccGTGAAGAGCCAGCCGGCCAGGAAGCCACATGGAGCCtggacaaggagagagagaacccAGACGGTCTCCCACAAGTTTCTTCAGTAAAATATCCCAGTTTTTAGGGCTTTGTAGCCGAAAATATCgatgtgcatgcgaagaCTTCCGTTggaaacaaaaaacgcaggctACACTCACCagggaaacgagaagcaaCCGAAGAAGGCACAAACGAGGCAAGGGTGCTGGCGCGGGTCCGACGCAGGTGATGCAACATCCGTCCGTTGAGCGAAGTTGAGAGGAACTCAAAATTCAAATGACGGTGAGAGTGGGCTGCTCAACTCTACTTCCCCATAGCCAAAATTCTGTTCACATTTTCGTGGCTCTCCTGTTAACTGTAAGACAGCGTTGTTTAGGGCGCATGTTGGAAACCCGCACTTTGACATGAATAGGCTTTGATCCTCAGATGCATTGATCGGTCTGTCCTACAGAGAGACACGTAGTTACTTGTAGGCTTACTTAGTTGTGTAGGTCTGCATCCAAGAAAACGACCCGCGCAGGTACACAGCTCTGGCCATCAACACTCAGCTTATAGAAATGTTAATGCATAGAGAGTAGTTAACAAAAAATCGAAGCCCCAGGTGGCACCGGACGGCGACAACAAAAGTGCCGGAAGTTCGGTCAATAAGACGCGTACACAAGACAACCTGCATCTAGTCAACAAAGACACTCAAAATATCAACAACTGGTTCATcgagtctttcttctgttgtaTGAGTTGTCTGCCAAGCTCGTGTCCGCACctgacggagaaaagagatcGACATTGTAAACTTATTTGGTCACGGAAGTTCCCTTTGGTTCTTCGGCCTGCACCTGTCACCGAGATGGACTGTCTTTTTTATCGATACAAGGCAAGTATTTTGCTTTCTAGACTTCATTGCCTGATAGCCTTGCTTCTAACACTTCAGTTGAAAACGGGTCTCCCTCCTTATCCGCCATAGCCATGCGTGTTGTCTCAATACACACGATGGACCTCTGCGTTGTCCACAGTCTAAAAGCAGAGAGCACGAGGGCTCAAGACTTCATGTTTGTGGTCGCCTCAAGTTGCTTTTGGCAACTGTAACTGCGGGATTTACAAAACGAGCTCGGCAGCCTTGAGATTTCTACTCTCTCGCACCTTCCCTGCTGGCGCTGACTGTTTCATCtaaagagaaaggcgccaTACAAGATAAGAAGCGTGGCCTTTGTGACCGGGAATGGCGACAACTGAGAATGCCACCATGGGAAGCGTGCTCAAGCTAGCACAGAACAGTCCTGTTGATCGACGCGGTCTGCGGCACCATTGTGAAGGCGCAAGCAATGACCCTTTGGGTCGCTTCCACACGGATAAAATGTACAGACATATACTGTACACAGAACCATTCTTTCAGCGCCTAAGAGCAGATATCTTAGGACTCGTTCATGTCCCTAATTACTGTGCACATGTTCAGGTAAATGCTCGGAAGTGGAAACACCCTTGGACACGTCGACACAGAAGTCTATGTGTAGGGTGCCGTGAAAGCGAAGGTGGCTATGGCATCTGAGAAGAACCCTTTGGCGCCAAAATGTTTTCAACTGCCGGTCTGCCTGCTATAAGTGTTTAATCCGCCGACATTTGTGGGTTTTTGGAGAGCCGGCGCCCTGACTCTTCCCGGCGCAGTCGAAGCTGAGCGGAGCTATTCATCGAACAATGGAGTTGCGACAAATCGAAAAACTCGAAACGAACGAGCACTCGAACTAAACTAAGAACAAGGGCATGCTTGTTCTTTCTTCAGATCCATACCCCAGGGCGGAACGGAGGTGCACTTTACCGAGTAGGAGGTATCgtcggcagagaggagaaataGTCAATTGAAACTAAGTTCTCAGCCAAATGCAGAATCTGAGGCGTTCATGCCACCTTGGTCTGTGTCCAGGGCCAACACCTGTCAGGCTCCTGGGGTTGGCAAAAGCGAATCATTTCTTGAAAAAGTCAGACGAACCCTCACGCCAAATGCGAGATGGTCGCCACTTGCTGTCGCGCTCGGGAGGTACCATGAAAGGCCACGTATCCCTCAAGCACCGCTGGAAGACGTCTGTGATCGCGATTTCCTGAACAAACATCAAGCAGGAAAACGCATTTCGCAGGTTCGTAAGGGTCGTGATATTTGAAACGCCTTCAACACTGGACGCGCAGAACTGTAAGGGTGCGTCTCGAGTAGCTTCTCCGTGGGTCTGTCGCACTATTCCAACTCTAATCCTTCTCTGTCCCTATGAGTTATGAAACCCCTTCACAatgaaacagaagaaacaaattCATCTTCTTGGTCGTTTTACCACCGTTGACCCGGTGCCAAGAGTCTCAGGTGAAGCAGCGACGaaacggggaagaaaaacacgCCAGTACACCGAATAGGAGCGATGAGAGACACAACACAGTGGCTTCTAAAGAAAATCTCTTGATTCAAGATGACTGCGTTTTCTAAGCTGTTTGATGTACTATAAGCCGTCCAGAGTGCCTATGCCGCTGTTTTTCTCACAGCAGGCGGCTGAATACGTTTTTGATATCTCCAGGCATCGAACGAATGAGAAAAGCGGATGCTATAGTGCGGAGACCTTCAAATGGAGAATGCAAGCCTTCCACATGGACACAGCGATGTCTGCATTCTTTCGACTCTCTTCGGTTTCGCAGTCCACACAGTTTCCGTTCCCCAACAGATGTTGTGGCCGCACATGCACGTGTTttcaaaagaagaaagtgaacCCCTCTTACCGCGATCCCTGGGGCTTTGCATTGTTGGTGATCTCGCAGCGAGTTCAGCGCGTTGTGAACAAGACACCGATTTCGCTTCGTGTCTTGCCAGGGCATTGCCCCGTTCCCCGAAAGGAACACCGGGTCCCCCCCATGTTTGAAGCTTTGAGCGGAAACCCCCATCTgctgttcgccttctcccgcggTGGTCCTACAGTCTCTTGTCACCTGCGCCACGCTCCCCCCAAAGAGCGGCAGCTGTCGCTCTCCAGCCGTCTGCTCGCTCCCCGCGGCGTCGCGGTGTGGGCATCTCTCCTCacgcgtttctgcatgcacagacgcgTCGCCCTTTTCCCCTTGCGTCGAGAGACCCCGGTTTCGCggacgaagaaacgctgGATCGATGCGCTGAAACTGGTCTTCGTCCCACCGCTTCGTAGCCCACCAGCTGCACTGGCCGCTGAGGTTGTACGCGCGGATCTCCGTACATGCGACGTGTCTGCAGTTCTCTGGGGACAGTTCAGCCCGTGCGAAgtcaaatgcatgcacgagcTCGTGAAGCAGGACCCGCCGCAGCTCGAAGGGAGACCAAAAGCAGTTGCCGCAAAGCCACACTGTGTGGTAGACTGGCGAGTACCCTCCCCGGTGTGGAGGGGGAGCAGATCCGCGACCTGAGGTTTGGGCACAGTCCACCACGATGAGGTCGACGGGAGCTCCCATGGCGGAGAGTGCGTGGACGAGCGTCTTGACTCGCCAGTCGCGAAGCGCGAAGAAACTCCAAAGTTTCATTTGTTGACGCTGCAGCCACGACAGCGTCTCGTCGCCAAACTGGAGAAGCGGGGAAGTCGGCGAAGCTGTCCGCTGCGactcctcgctttctgcggACTTGGAAACGGTCTCCACCTCCGAGCCCCGAGGCGCAGGTGAAACATGCGAAACCGGTGTTGCCTTCTTCCTAGGAGGTGATGCGCCACCTGCGGAGGGGGTACGATCCTCCTCGCAGCTCGACAAAGACGGAGGCAAGAGAGCGGCACAGGAGGacgcctctgctgctgcgtTCTGCGTCGCAGAGACGCCGATTCGCTTGTCTTGCGTTTCCGCGGCCGAGAGAGGTTTTGACATGGATGCAACAGAGGACTGAGAAAGTGGTGCCTGAGCTGCGCAGGCGCTCGCGAGGAAAGCGGAACGGCTGTCTGGTGAAGAAGGCGGGGAGGCAGGAGAGGTGCAGGCAGAAGTTGATgtagacagagaagagggagaggcagacgacgtCGGCGGGGCAGCGATTCCTGGGACACTGCAGACATTCTCACGGCTTGATGAACCACGATTTCCATATTGATCGGGCTGTTGAAAGGAGCTCTCTTCAGTCTGACGCGATTTAACAAGCCATGAAAGCCACCTCCACTCGGAGTGCCAGGAGGTGTCGAGCGCCACGGGGGCCGTGGGAGCGTCAGAAAGAGTCATTTCAGAGTTTCTCAACTTTGTGGGAGGTTCCGCACAACAGGCCGGAGGCAAGAGCTTTTGCGAACACCGACgaaaggaagcagcgaagcgaATGGCATCGCAGGAAACCTGGAGCCGGTTTCtacagagaaaggcgcgacGAGGGGCGAGCGTGAGCCGCCCCTGAGTATCGGGTTTCCCAGGCATGATAAAGGCCTTCggttgttttttttctgctttaGGAACTACACAGGCATGGGAATTCGCTCGCCACGCAGGTACGACCGTGCACGACATGTAGACAGAACCACACCTTCGCagtgaaacagagagagttACGAGGGGAGCAACACAAGTTGTACGTCGAGAACAAACAGAGAGTCGCCGCCAGGTGGTCTCGACACGCTTGACCGCGGCCAGATATTCGCGCCCATTCAGCGTCTGGCCGCGAGTGgctcgagaaacgagaaacgcggggGGTCTGAGTGGCACATATATCACCTAGATATTATCGTTATGTGAAAGGCTCGCCACATAAGAGACATACAGGTCACTGTACGGCAAAGGATGGGAAGTATTAAATGAGCCGCTTCCCGGAAAGGGCGTCCGCAGaggctgcggagacagagacacgcggCAGGTGTCCACGGATGTTGCGCTCTCCCGGTTGCGAAGTTCGGGAAACACCACACAAAAAAAGAGCCCTCAGTGGATGCGTGAAATACAGGCCTCCTCACTAAAGTGAAGATACTTCTCACGCAGAATGAAGAGGTTCGCTTTCTaaccagagacagaacatTGGTCCTCAGGATGGCATTTATCGACCCaggttgcatgcatgctccGGTGAGACCCTGGATAGTTCGGACAGTCGTAGGTGAAGGGTGTGTTAGAGACTTAGACTCGTGTCACCGATTGTCGCCGTTTGATTCACCGCAGCATCTAACCTTGTTTCCTTTTGTGTTTAAGGCCGTGTTCCGTGTTAAAAGTTGCAAACAGGCGTGGATTCTCATCCTGTTGCGCGTGCTGGACAGGTAAACAACTCCGTGCCTGGGAGAGCGCGCTTCGTTGTTTTTTCGTATTTCTCCTTTTACAGTCACAAGCAGCTGCTGTATGTGGCATTGAACCCTGTAGTCGCGGATCTGTTTTACCACGTTGCAACGCTGACGCTTTTTACCCGATCCAGCCTCTGTCGGCGCTTCTAGTTCAGCTGTGTAAACGCGCGACCGCAACATGGCAACGCTGAGAGACTGAAACGCTCCAGAAGACCTCCGTGTTTCACAAAATCCCCAATTGTCAGACAGGagagtgtgtgtgtacacGTTCCGACGCGTAACCATTTGCGTCAGCGAGCCGGTCGGGATGATCAGGTACTTAAGCTTCCTTTACATCCGAGGGAGTAGTTGCATGTACACGAAGGGCGCGCACATATCTGCGCGTGTAAACACTTCGAGGCATGCGTACGGTTACAAATATTTTGCATGCGATTTTTAGGCGGCTTGCTTTTTTGCCTCATTGTTTCTCTAGGTGGTCTCTTGTGACGTGTCTGAGTGCCCCCGGTGTATGGCCCGGGGAACTAGTCACTGCAGGTTCTCTCCATCATGCAGGGGTCTTCCGCGCCGGCCGAGATAGGCGACTGTTTATTCGCGATATCTGCCGATAGCATTGGACGCATAGAGGATTCTCTGCGTACGCCAGGAGCACTGTCTTCACGAAAGTCGTCTGGATCTGGATACTGTGAAAGGGGTTTTTCGGCATGCTTTagcgacagacagacggTGGGCTGTTACTCATGGATTGCTCGCGACGATGAACACACGCTTGCGGCGCCGGGCCTCCCGCCTGTTGTGTCTAGGGCAATAAGCGTGTCACGTGGCCAGTCGTTGAGGGGCCGGGTGATTAAAAAGAGCAGCAGACTGGAGTTCTGTGACGAGAACGCGTACCACGATCCCGACCATCCTGTCGAGCAGCTCATGTGCTCTGTCGATTCGTGTCAGAGACGGTGGGTATCGAAAGCGGAAGCTTTGGAGCCGCCATGCCCGTGCGTCCATGTcctgcgagagaaggcaaatAGGCCAAGGCTTTCCCTGCATCAAGAGTGGAAGCGCGACGAGGCGTTTTCTGGAGAAGGACAGACGCAGGCGACAGCTTGTGCAATAACCCACGAGGAAACGGGTGTGAAGGGAGGTGGTTTGTGCTTGGGTCAGTTTGATTTTATCACTGACAGGACGAATTTACGGGCAATGCTGCGTTTCCTGTATCCAGGCCTCACGCGCTACTCTCGACAGGCTTCCATCGATCTCGATGTGTATGGGAACGTATGTGTGATGACGCGGATTTCTGCCGAAACCCGTGCTCCGGATGTCGGCTACGGGCACAGTTTTGAACACTGCTGCTGCGAGACCCAGACGATTTCACTGGGTGAGAAGGACGCTGTTAAAGACGACACGTACGAGTTCGTGGACCTTTCGTCTTTCCACTTGATCCAGGCCTTCACACTGTGTGACGCGGTTCGTGTCCTTGTTCGCAGCGAAGTTGACGCCTGCAGCCACCCTGTGGCTCTGAGCGTGCCTGAATGTGCAGAAACGTTTCAAGAAAATCGGTTTTTCGGACGGTGCGGTGCGGGCGTTCCCAATCCCGAGTACATTCCACTGGCTCAGCAAGGGCCCACTCTGTATTTGTCTCGGCAAGAACCGGCGAACCTCACGCCGTTTGAAAGGGCGCTACTTGCTCGGGACGAAAGGCTGCTCATGGAACTGAAGAGTGTGTCTGAGCGATACGTAAGCGCTATACCGTGGCTAGACATTTATATCCAGATGCGGCTCGGGGATGTCCACAGGCTTCTTGTGGGGTGTCACACGCAGGGAAAAATTGGGAGAATGGAGCTTCTAACACTCTCCTCTGTAGCGGAAAGGGTTTtccggcagcagctgcacaCACCGACCGTGGCAAGACCTGATCCCGTGAATGACAACCGCCGGTCTCCATGGACAAGCCATGAGTCGAGAAATACTAACAGTTCACGTGCAGAACCGGAGTGCGCTGCTGAGGTTGTCTACTGGTCGAGGCTGACGTCGCTGTTGTTGCAATTGAAAGAGTTCGCCCTCCAGCACAGGGACGACGACGGAAAGGCATTTCTTAGAATTGAACTGACTGACGAGACTACGTTTCGCGTCTACCGCCGAGCACATTCCCAACCTCGCGTATCCGTTGAGATTGGCTCGGCCATATTGAAGTGCTCGTTATCACCGACGAGGTACGGTAGCCAGTCCATTGGTTGCCCCTCTTTGCAGTGACCAGATTTCCTCTGCAATTTTGTGGTGAAACAAACGCAGAACATCTCCGCGTCATGCAAACGTCAATAAAGGTGGCTTCTGGGAATATTTGTTTGCACACCAAACAGCGCAAGCCGAAGTTTTTGTGGTCAGTTTCCTCTGTTGCAGGTACCATTTGAGGGGTGTGCTATTTCGTTGACACCACTGCGCAAAAACGGGATTGCAGATCTGTCCCATTGTTCACTGTGTGCTACGACCTGTGCTCCTGTGGCATTCTCCCGTATCAATCCTGCCTTGAGTTCGAGAAGGCTCTTAACGCTGTCTCGAAGAAGCTCCCCTGCGTCTTGGATTCGGATCCGGTCCGCATGTGACCGGGCGACATCCCCATGCGCCGCTTTTTACGCCCTAGAGCTGCTCCACGAATCTTTGCCAATGAAAGTATTATATCATCAGGCTTGCTGAACCCGGAGGAGGGAGGTGCCACTACTTATCTGAATCCTGCTGGAGGTTCTGTGAAGCAGTCGTTGCCCTCCCGGAAGCAGCCCATACTTCCTGGAACGTTTCGTAAATATCGTTGTTCTTGCTTAGCCCAAAAGCTGTTTTCCTCTAGAGACAGCGATAAAACGGTTTTTACTCAACTTCAGTGTAGGCGACGTCCTAAAATGAGCGTTGCTACGGGTCATTCCTGGAGCGAGACACATTCCGTCGAGCCTCGTATTGGTATGTCACAGTCAGAACTCCCGCCACAAGACTAGAATATCAAGGTGCGTGAGGAAGGCACTTGTGAGTGTTGCTGTGTCTTCTCAAAATgacaaaggaaaacgcggGGAATACAGATGAGATCATGGACGCCGCATGGGGGTGCCCACTCCTAATTCCCTCCCTTGTATGCCTGCCGTTACACAAACAACAGTATTCAGTAACGGTTTGCATCGACTAGTGGATGGTTGTAAAAATCATAGGGGAGAGACGTCGAAACAGCAATACAGCGTATTATCTCCCTATCGCGA
This genomic interval from Toxoplasma gondii ME49 chromosome VIIb, whole genome shotgun sequence contains the following:
- a CDS encoding hypothetical protein (encoded by transcript TGME49_257110); translated protein: MSCTVVPAWRANSHACVVPKAEKKQPKAFIMPGKPDTQGRLTLAPRRAFLCRNRLQVSCDAIRFAASFRRCSQKLLPPACCAEPPTKLRNSEMTLSDAPTAPVALDTSWHSEWRWLSWLVKSRQTEESSFQQPDQYGNRGSSSRENVCSVPGIAAPPTSSASPSSLSTSTSACTSPASPPSSPDSRSAFLASACAAQAPLSQSSVASMSKPLSAAETQDKRIGVSATQNAAAEASSCAALLPPSLSSCEEDRTPSAGGASPPRKKATPVSHVSPAPRGSEVETVSKSAESEESQRTASPTSPLLQFGDETLSWLQRQQMKLWSFFALRDWRVKTLVHALSAMGAPVDLIVVDCAQTSGRGSAPPPHRGGYSPVYHTVWLCGNCFWSPFELRRVLLHELVHAFDFARAELSPENCRHVACTEIRAYNLSGQCSWWATKRWDEDQFQRIDPAFLRPRNRGLSTQGEKGDASVHAETREERCPHRDAAGSEQTAGERQLPLFGGSVAQVTRDCRTTAGEGEQQMGVSAQSFKHGGDPVFLSGNGAMPWQDTKRNRCLVHNALNSLRDHQQCKAPGIAEIAITDVFQRCLRDTWPFMVPPERDSKWRPSRIWREGSSDFFKK
- a CDS encoding hypothetical protein (encoded by transcript TGME49_257100); translation: MQGSSAPAEIGDCLFAISADSIGRIEDSLRTPGALSSRKSSGSGYCERGFSACFSDRQTVGCYSWIARDDEHTLAAPGLPPVVSRAISVSRGQSLRGRVIKKSSRLEFCDENAYHDPDHPVEQLMCSVDSCQRRWVSKAEALEPPCPCVHVLREKANRPRLSLHQEWKRDEAFSGEGQTQATACAITHEETGVKGGGLCLGQFDFITDRTNLRAMLRFLYPGLTRYSRQASIDLDVYGNVCVMTRISAETRAPDVGYGHSFEHCCCETQTISLGEKDAVKDDTYEFVDLSSFHLIQAFTLCDAVRVLVRSEVDACSHPVALSVPECAETFQENRFFGRCGAGVPNPEYIPLAQQGPTLYLSRQEPANLTPFERALLARDERLLMELKSVSERYVSAIPWLDIYIQMRLGDVHRLLVGCHTQGKIGRMELLTLSSVAERVFRQQLHTPTVARPDPVNDNRRSPWTSHESRNTNSSRAEPECAAEVVYWSRLTSLLLQLKEFALQHRDDDGKAFLRIELTDETTFRVYRRAHSQPRVSVEIGSAILKCSLSPTRYGSQSIGCPSLQ